In the genome of Dermacentor silvarum isolate Dsil-2018 chromosome 1, BIME_Dsil_1.4, whole genome shotgun sequence, one region contains:
- the LOC125942263 gene encoding uncharacterized protein LOC125942263 — protein MVCDAPARSYVKCIVGHTGYYACERCNQKGQHLENRVTFPRLHAAARTNVSFRSQENKHHHSGVSPFLSLDVDVIAFFPSEYMHLVCLGVMRRLLRNWVCQGHNNRLSRLYRNQLNESLREASKAFPTCFQRKPRGTEELDRWKATEFRTFLLYVGPVVLKPLLPASQYKHFVMFHVAVRILASPQHYREYNVFAKDLLRYFVQELSELYGKKQLVYNVHSLIHLADQCLDHGPLDEFSAFPFESYLGRIKKLLRSSNKPLSQLSRRISELRHSSRNQVKQKLQHVKPGDCFLIDSTPVVVLEIMADHFKGGILPNARDFFKLPLKSSQLNIWRCNTLSNERKVWHLDDLQNTARCLRLNYKQGHVVIPLLHFH, from the coding sequence atggtttgcgatgctcctgcaaggagctatgtcaaatgtattgttggccacactggctattatgcgtgcgagcgatgcaaccaaaaagggcagcaccttgagaacagggtgacatttcccagACTTCATGCAGCTGCACGGACAAATGTatcatttcgatctcaagagaacaagcaCCACCATTCTGGTGTTTCACCATTCCTTTCCCTTGACGTCGACGTGATTGCATTCTTCCCATCTGAATACATGCATCTCGTTTGCCTGGGAGTCATGCGACGACTTTTAAGGAATTGGGTATGCCAAGGCCACAATAACAGACTGAGCAGACTGTATCGCAATCAACTGAATGAAAGCCTGCGAGAGGCATCCAAGGCCTTTCCAACATGTTTTCAGCGGAAACCAAGGGGTACAGAAGAGCTTGATCGGTGGAAGGCAACAGAGTTTCGGACATTCCTCCTTTATGTGGGGCCTGTTGTCCTAAAGCCTCTTCTGCCTGCTTCTCAGTACAAGCATTTTGTAATGTTTCATGTGGCGGTCAGAATTTTAGCATCGCCTCAGCACTACCGTGAGTACAATGTTTTTGCCAAAGATTTGCTAAGGTATTTTGTTCAGGAGCTTAGTGAGCTATACGGGAAAAAACAGCTCGTGTACAATGTACACTCACTAATTCATCTTGCTGACCAGTGCCTAGACCATGGCCCTTTAGATGAGTTTAGTGCATTCCCTTTCGAAAGCTATCTTGGACGAATTAAAAAGTTGCTGCGATCTTCCAACAAGCCACTTTCGCAGCTAAGTAGGAGAATTTCTGAACTGAGGCACTCATCCAGGAACCAAGTCAAGCAGAAACTGCAACATGTGAAGCCTGGAGACTGCTTCCTGATTGACAGTACTCCTGTGGTGGTTCTGGAGATAATGGCAGACCACTTCAAGGGTGGGATTTTGCCAAATGCCAGGGACTTTTTCAAACTTCCACTGAAGTCGTCTCAGTTGAATATCTGGCGCTGCAATACGTTGAGTAACGAAAGAAAGGTCTGGCATCTTGATGACCTTCAGAACACAGCTCGGTGTCTGAGGCTAAACTACAAGCAAGGACATGTTGTTATTCCTCTTTTGCACTTTCACTGA